Proteins encoded together in one Meles meles chromosome 7, mMelMel3.1 paternal haplotype, whole genome shotgun sequence window:
- the SUV39H2 gene encoding histone-lysine N-methyltransferase SUV39H2 isoform X6 produces the protein MAAAGAEARGAWCVPCLVSLDTLQELCRKEKLTCKSIGITKRNLNNYEVEYLCDYKVVKDMEYYLVKWKGWPDSTNTWEPLQNLKCPLLLQQFSNDKHNYLSQVITSEEAERRGQLYDNKGITYLFDLDYESDEFTVDAARYGNVSHFVNHSCDPNLQVFNVFIDNLDTRLPRIALFSTRTIYAGEELTFDYQMKGSGDISSDSVDHSPAKKRIRTVCKCGAVTCRGYLN, from the exons ATGGCGGCGGCCGGGGCCGAGGCGCGAGGAG CTTGGTGTGTGCCTTGCCTAGTTTCACTTGATACTCTTCAGGAATtatgtagaaaagaaaaactcacatGTAAATCGATTGGAATCACCAAAAGGAATCTAAACAATTATGAGGTGGAATACTTGTGTGACTACAAGGTAGTAAAG gaTATGGAATATTATCTTGTAAAATGGAAAGGATGGCCAGATTCTACAAATACTTGGGAACCTTTGCAAAATCTCAAGTGCCCATTACTACTTCAGCAGTTCTCTAATGACAAGCATAATTATTTATCTCAG gtaatCACAAGTGAAGAAGCTGAAAGACGGGGGCAGTTATATGACAACAAGGGAATCACATATCTCTTTGATCTGGATTATGAATCTGATGAATTCACAGTGGATGCAGCCCGATATGGAAATGTCTCTCATTTTGTGAATCACAGT TGTGACCCAAATCTTCAGGTTTTCAATGTTTTCATTGACAACCTTGACACCCGTCTTCCCCGAATAGCATTATTTTCCACAAGAACTATATATGCTGGAGAAGAGCTCACTTTTGATTATCAAATGAAAG GTTCTGGAGATATATCTTCAGATTCTGTTGACCACAGCCCAGCCAAAAAGAGGATCAGAACTGTGTGCAAGTGTGGAGCTGTGACTTGCAGAGGTTACCTCAACTGA
- the SUV39H2 gene encoding histone-lysine N-methyltransferase SUV39H2 isoform X1 — protein sequence MAAAGAEARGGEGWRAAPLNIPRSPVKLPRPRKRGRDPWGRQSATRRNAAFHSADILAPKGAPRASPFPRSLTLLTARPARSPQSPPAPRFRGARSARPAPRSAVSRSAEVPRTPWLGPRCPLGRRPLPAWSPCGGIRAAAAAPAWCVPCLVSLDTLQELCRKEKLTCKSIGITKRNLNNYEVEYLCDYKVVKDMEYYLVKWKGWPDSTNTWEPLQNLKCPLLLQQFSNDKHNYLSQVNKGKAISIKDNNKALKPAIAEYIVKKAKQRIALQRWQDELNRRKNHKGMIFVENTVDLEGPPSDFYYINEYKPAPGISLVNEATFGCSCTDCFFEKCCPAEAGVLLAYNKNQQIKIPPGTPIYECNSRCQCGPDCPNRIVQKGTQYSLCIFRTSNGCGWGVKTLVKIKRMSFVMEYVGEVITSEEAERRGQLYDNKGITYLFDLDYESDEFTVDAARYGNVSHFVNHSCDPNLQVFNVFIDNLDTRLPRIALFSTRTIYAGEELTFDYQMKGSGDISSDSVDHSPAKKRIRTVCKCGAVTCRGYLN from the exons ATGGCGGCGGCCGGGGCCGAGGCGCGAGGAGGTGAGGGCTGGAGAGCGGCACCCCTCAATATCCCCCGTTCTCCAGTCAAACTCCCAAGGCCCAGGAAGCGGGGCCGAGATCCGTGGGGCCGCCAGAGCGCGACGCGGCGAAACGCCGCCTTCCACTCTGCTGACATCTTGGCCCCTAAAGGCGCCCCGCGGGCTTCACCCTTTCCCCGGTCCCTGACCCTTCTCACGGCACGGCCCGCTCGCTCCCCGCAGTCTCCTCCTGCGCCCCGCTTCCGCGGGGCCCGGTCCGCGCGCCCTGCTCCGAGGTCGGctgtctctcgctccgcggaggTCCCGCGGACTCCGTGGCTCGGCCCCCGCTGCCCGTTGGGCCGGAGGCCCCTCCCCGCCTGGTCGCCGTGTGGAGGTATTCGGGCGGCCGCCGCGGCTCCTG CTTGGTGTGTGCCTTGCCTAGTTTCACTTGATACTCTTCAGGAATtatgtagaaaagaaaaactcacatGTAAATCGATTGGAATCACCAAAAGGAATCTAAACAATTATGAGGTGGAATACTTGTGTGACTACAAGGTAGTAAAG gaTATGGAATATTATCTTGTAAAATGGAAAGGATGGCCAGATTCTACAAATACTTGGGAACCTTTGCAAAATCTCAAGTGCCCATTACTACTTCAGCAGTTCTCTAATGACAAGCATAATTATTTATCTCAGGTAAACAAAGGCAAAGCAATATCTATAAAAGACAATAACAAAGCTTTGAAACCTGCCATTGCTGAGTACATTGTAAAGAAGGCTAAACAAAGGATAGCTCTGCAGAGATGGCAAGATGAACtcaacagaagaaagaatcataAAGGAATGATTTTTGTTGAAAATACTGTTGACTTAGAGGGCCCACCTTCAGACTTCTACTACATTAATGAATACAAACCAGCTCCTGGAATCAGCTTAGTCAATGAAGCTACCTTTGGTTGTTCATGTACAGATTGCTTCTTTGAGAAATGTTGTCCTGCTGAAGCTGGAGTTCTTTTGGCTTATAATAAAAACCAGCAAATTAAAATCCCACCTGGTACCCCCATTTATGAATGCAACTCAAGGTGTCAATGTGGACCTGATTGTCCCAATAGGATTGTACAAAAAGGCACCCAGTATTCACTTTGCATCTTTCGAACTAGCAATGGTTGTGGCTGGGGTGTAAAAACCCTTGTGAAGATTAAAAGGATGAGTTTTGTCATGGAATATGTTGGAGAG gtaatCACAAGTGAAGAAGCTGAAAGACGGGGGCAGTTATATGACAACAAGGGAATCACATATCTCTTTGATCTGGATTATGAATCTGATGAATTCACAGTGGATGCAGCCCGATATGGAAATGTCTCTCATTTTGTGAATCACAGT TGTGACCCAAATCTTCAGGTTTTCAATGTTTTCATTGACAACCTTGACACCCGTCTTCCCCGAATAGCATTATTTTCCACAAGAACTATATATGCTGGAGAAGAGCTCACTTTTGATTATCAAATGAAAG GTTCTGGAGATATATCTTCAGATTCTGTTGACCACAGCCCAGCCAAAAAGAGGATCAGAACTGTGTGCAAGTGTGGAGCTGTGACTTGCAGAGGTTACCTCAACTGA
- the SUV39H2 gene encoding histone-lysine N-methyltransferase SUV39H2 isoform X3, translating into MAAAGAEARGGEGWRAAPLNIPRSPVKLPRPRKRGRDPWGRQSATRRNAAFHSADILAPKGAPRASPFPRSLTLLTARPARSPQSPPAPRFRGARSARPAPRSAVSRSAEVPRTPWLGPRCPLGRRPLPAWSPCGGIRAAAAAPAWCVPCLVSLDTLQELCRKEKLTCKSIGITKRNLNNYEVEYLCDYKVVKDMEYYLVKWKGWPDSTNTWEPLQNLKCPLLLQQFSNDKHNYLSQVITSEEAERRGQLYDNKGITYLFDLDYESDEFTVDAARYGNVSHFVNHSCDPNLQVFNVFIDNLDTRLPRIALFSTRTIYAGEELTFDYQMKGSGDISSDSVDHSPAKKRIRTVCKCGAVTCRGYLN; encoded by the exons ATGGCGGCGGCCGGGGCCGAGGCGCGAGGAGGTGAGGGCTGGAGAGCGGCACCCCTCAATATCCCCCGTTCTCCAGTCAAACTCCCAAGGCCCAGGAAGCGGGGCCGAGATCCGTGGGGCCGCCAGAGCGCGACGCGGCGAAACGCCGCCTTCCACTCTGCTGACATCTTGGCCCCTAAAGGCGCCCCGCGGGCTTCACCCTTTCCCCGGTCCCTGACCCTTCTCACGGCACGGCCCGCTCGCTCCCCGCAGTCTCCTCCTGCGCCCCGCTTCCGCGGGGCCCGGTCCGCGCGCCCTGCTCCGAGGTCGGctgtctctcgctccgcggaggTCCCGCGGACTCCGTGGCTCGGCCCCCGCTGCCCGTTGGGCCGGAGGCCCCTCCCCGCCTGGTCGCCGTGTGGAGGTATTCGGGCGGCCGCCGCGGCTCCTG CTTGGTGTGTGCCTTGCCTAGTTTCACTTGATACTCTTCAGGAATtatgtagaaaagaaaaactcacatGTAAATCGATTGGAATCACCAAAAGGAATCTAAACAATTATGAGGTGGAATACTTGTGTGACTACAAGGTAGTAAAG gaTATGGAATATTATCTTGTAAAATGGAAAGGATGGCCAGATTCTACAAATACTTGGGAACCTTTGCAAAATCTCAAGTGCCCATTACTACTTCAGCAGTTCTCTAATGACAAGCATAATTATTTATCTCAG gtaatCACAAGTGAAGAAGCTGAAAGACGGGGGCAGTTATATGACAACAAGGGAATCACATATCTCTTTGATCTGGATTATGAATCTGATGAATTCACAGTGGATGCAGCCCGATATGGAAATGTCTCTCATTTTGTGAATCACAGT TGTGACCCAAATCTTCAGGTTTTCAATGTTTTCATTGACAACCTTGACACCCGTCTTCCCCGAATAGCATTATTTTCCACAAGAACTATATATGCTGGAGAAGAGCTCACTTTTGATTATCAAATGAAAG GTTCTGGAGATATATCTTCAGATTCTGTTGACCACAGCCCAGCCAAAAAGAGGATCAGAACTGTGTGCAAGTGTGGAGCTGTGACTTGCAGAGGTTACCTCAACTGA
- the SUV39H2 gene encoding histone-lysine N-methyltransferase SUV39H2 isoform X5 — MAAAGAEARGGEGWRAAPLNIPRSPVKLPRPRKRGRDPWGRQSATRRNAAFHSADILAPKGAPRASPFPRSLTLLTARPARSPQSPPAPRFRGARSARPAPRSAVSRSAEVPRTPWLGPRCPLGRRPLPAWSPCGGIRAAAAAPAWCVPCLVSLDTLQELCRKEKLTCKSIGITKRNLNNYEVEYLCDYKVVKVITSEEAERRGQLYDNKGITYLFDLDYESDEFTVDAARYGNVSHFVNHSCDPNLQVFNVFIDNLDTRLPRIALFSTRTIYAGEELTFDYQMKGSGDISSDSVDHSPAKKRIRTVCKCGAVTCRGYLN, encoded by the exons ATGGCGGCGGCCGGGGCCGAGGCGCGAGGAGGTGAGGGCTGGAGAGCGGCACCCCTCAATATCCCCCGTTCTCCAGTCAAACTCCCAAGGCCCAGGAAGCGGGGCCGAGATCCGTGGGGCCGCCAGAGCGCGACGCGGCGAAACGCCGCCTTCCACTCTGCTGACATCTTGGCCCCTAAAGGCGCCCCGCGGGCTTCACCCTTTCCCCGGTCCCTGACCCTTCTCACGGCACGGCCCGCTCGCTCCCCGCAGTCTCCTCCTGCGCCCCGCTTCCGCGGGGCCCGGTCCGCGCGCCCTGCTCCGAGGTCGGctgtctctcgctccgcggaggTCCCGCGGACTCCGTGGCTCGGCCCCCGCTGCCCGTTGGGCCGGAGGCCCCTCCCCGCCTGGTCGCCGTGTGGAGGTATTCGGGCGGCCGCCGCGGCTCCTG CTTGGTGTGTGCCTTGCCTAGTTTCACTTGATACTCTTCAGGAATtatgtagaaaagaaaaactcacatGTAAATCGATTGGAATCACCAAAAGGAATCTAAACAATTATGAGGTGGAATACTTGTGTGACTACAAGGTAGTAAAG gtaatCACAAGTGAAGAAGCTGAAAGACGGGGGCAGTTATATGACAACAAGGGAATCACATATCTCTTTGATCTGGATTATGAATCTGATGAATTCACAGTGGATGCAGCCCGATATGGAAATGTCTCTCATTTTGTGAATCACAGT TGTGACCCAAATCTTCAGGTTTTCAATGTTTTCATTGACAACCTTGACACCCGTCTTCCCCGAATAGCATTATTTTCCACAAGAACTATATATGCTGGAGAAGAGCTCACTTTTGATTATCAAATGAAAG GTTCTGGAGATATATCTTCAGATTCTGTTGACCACAGCCCAGCCAAAAAGAGGATCAGAACTGTGTGCAAGTGTGGAGCTGTGACTTGCAGAGGTTACCTCAACTGA
- the SUV39H2 gene encoding histone-lysine N-methyltransferase SUV39H2 isoform X2, with protein MAAAGAEARGAWCVPCLVSLDTLQELCRKEKLTCKSIGITKRNLNNYEVEYLCDYKVVKDMEYYLVKWKGWPDSTNTWEPLQNLKCPLLLQQFSNDKHNYLSQVNKGKAISIKDNNKALKPAIAEYIVKKAKQRIALQRWQDELNRRKNHKGMIFVENTVDLEGPPSDFYYINEYKPAPGISLVNEATFGCSCTDCFFEKCCPAEAGVLLAYNKNQQIKIPPGTPIYECNSRCQCGPDCPNRIVQKGTQYSLCIFRTSNGCGWGVKTLVKIKRMSFVMEYVGEVITSEEAERRGQLYDNKGITYLFDLDYESDEFTVDAARYGNVSHFVNHSCDPNLQVFNVFIDNLDTRLPRIALFSTRTIYAGEELTFDYQMKGSGDISSDSVDHSPAKKRIRTVCKCGAVTCRGYLN; from the exons ATGGCGGCGGCCGGGGCCGAGGCGCGAGGAG CTTGGTGTGTGCCTTGCCTAGTTTCACTTGATACTCTTCAGGAATtatgtagaaaagaaaaactcacatGTAAATCGATTGGAATCACCAAAAGGAATCTAAACAATTATGAGGTGGAATACTTGTGTGACTACAAGGTAGTAAAG gaTATGGAATATTATCTTGTAAAATGGAAAGGATGGCCAGATTCTACAAATACTTGGGAACCTTTGCAAAATCTCAAGTGCCCATTACTACTTCAGCAGTTCTCTAATGACAAGCATAATTATTTATCTCAGGTAAACAAAGGCAAAGCAATATCTATAAAAGACAATAACAAAGCTTTGAAACCTGCCATTGCTGAGTACATTGTAAAGAAGGCTAAACAAAGGATAGCTCTGCAGAGATGGCAAGATGAACtcaacagaagaaagaatcataAAGGAATGATTTTTGTTGAAAATACTGTTGACTTAGAGGGCCCACCTTCAGACTTCTACTACATTAATGAATACAAACCAGCTCCTGGAATCAGCTTAGTCAATGAAGCTACCTTTGGTTGTTCATGTACAGATTGCTTCTTTGAGAAATGTTGTCCTGCTGAAGCTGGAGTTCTTTTGGCTTATAATAAAAACCAGCAAATTAAAATCCCACCTGGTACCCCCATTTATGAATGCAACTCAAGGTGTCAATGTGGACCTGATTGTCCCAATAGGATTGTACAAAAAGGCACCCAGTATTCACTTTGCATCTTTCGAACTAGCAATGGTTGTGGCTGGGGTGTAAAAACCCTTGTGAAGATTAAAAGGATGAGTTTTGTCATGGAATATGTTGGAGAG gtaatCACAAGTGAAGAAGCTGAAAGACGGGGGCAGTTATATGACAACAAGGGAATCACATATCTCTTTGATCTGGATTATGAATCTGATGAATTCACAGTGGATGCAGCCCGATATGGAAATGTCTCTCATTTTGTGAATCACAGT TGTGACCCAAATCTTCAGGTTTTCAATGTTTTCATTGACAACCTTGACACCCGTCTTCCCCGAATAGCATTATTTTCCACAAGAACTATATATGCTGGAGAAGAGCTCACTTTTGATTATCAAATGAAAG GTTCTGGAGATATATCTTCAGATTCTGTTGACCACAGCCCAGCCAAAAAGAGGATCAGAACTGTGTGCAAGTGTGGAGCTGTGACTTGCAGAGGTTACCTCAACTGA
- the SUV39H2 gene encoding histone-lysine N-methyltransferase SUV39H2 isoform X4 encodes MEYYLVKWKGWPDSTNTWEPLQNLKCPLLLQQFSNDKHNYLSQVNKGKAISIKDNNKALKPAIAEYIVKKAKQRIALQRWQDELNRRKNHKGMIFVENTVDLEGPPSDFYYINEYKPAPGISLVNEATFGCSCTDCFFEKCCPAEAGVLLAYNKNQQIKIPPGTPIYECNSRCQCGPDCPNRIVQKGTQYSLCIFRTSNGCGWGVKTLVKIKRMSFVMEYVGEVITSEEAERRGQLYDNKGITYLFDLDYESDEFTVDAARYGNVSHFVNHSCDPNLQVFNVFIDNLDTRLPRIALFSTRTIYAGEELTFDYQMKGSGDISSDSVDHSPAKKRIRTVCKCGAVTCRGYLN; translated from the exons ATGGAATATTATCTTGTAAAATGGAAAGGATGGCCAGATTCTACAAATACTTGGGAACCTTTGCAAAATCTCAAGTGCCCATTACTACTTCAGCAGTTCTCTAATGACAAGCATAATTATTTATCTCAGGTAAACAAAGGCAAAGCAATATCTATAAAAGACAATAACAAAGCTTTGAAACCTGCCATTGCTGAGTACATTGTAAAGAAGGCTAAACAAAGGATAGCTCTGCAGAGATGGCAAGATGAACtcaacagaagaaagaatcataAAGGAATGATTTTTGTTGAAAATACTGTTGACTTAGAGGGCCCACCTTCAGACTTCTACTACATTAATGAATACAAACCAGCTCCTGGAATCAGCTTAGTCAATGAAGCTACCTTTGGTTGTTCATGTACAGATTGCTTCTTTGAGAAATGTTGTCCTGCTGAAGCTGGAGTTCTTTTGGCTTATAATAAAAACCAGCAAATTAAAATCCCACCTGGTACCCCCATTTATGAATGCAACTCAAGGTGTCAATGTGGACCTGATTGTCCCAATAGGATTGTACAAAAAGGCACCCAGTATTCACTTTGCATCTTTCGAACTAGCAATGGTTGTGGCTGGGGTGTAAAAACCCTTGTGAAGATTAAAAGGATGAGTTTTGTCATGGAATATGTTGGAGAG gtaatCACAAGTGAAGAAGCTGAAAGACGGGGGCAGTTATATGACAACAAGGGAATCACATATCTCTTTGATCTGGATTATGAATCTGATGAATTCACAGTGGATGCAGCCCGATATGGAAATGTCTCTCATTTTGTGAATCACAGT TGTGACCCAAATCTTCAGGTTTTCAATGTTTTCATTGACAACCTTGACACCCGTCTTCCCCGAATAGCATTATTTTCCACAAGAACTATATATGCTGGAGAAGAGCTCACTTTTGATTATCAAATGAAAG GTTCTGGAGATATATCTTCAGATTCTGTTGACCACAGCCCAGCCAAAAAGAGGATCAGAACTGTGTGCAAGTGTGGAGCTGTGACTTGCAGAGGTTACCTCAACTGA